GTCAGACAttagacatttttgatttacgatgataaaatttgtttattaagaagcttggtaatttaattaaaggtTTTCAGCTGTTGTTCTTACAGGattctaaaaataaagaaaatattttacagacacgacttttttttatagacatttcacattttaagttgtaattttttcaaaCTCCTACTCAATCAGTAACTGACTCAATGAAACCTACGCTATACAGCAGCGTCTTCCGCGGTTTTTAATATTACCGTCGGCCATTgccaatttgtatttatttttttccagagTTTCgagttatttcttattatagttgttttacATGGTAGCTACTAAAATGGGATTGTGCAAAAATCCAACATGTGACATAATTATGTCACATAATTGTCAAATTTCAGTCAGTTTCAAATTAATctcaatgtaatataataattaatattgtttgtcgacgaattgtacctattttatactaCTAGCAAGTAACTACTAGGACATTATAGCCTACATAGGTACACTATGTATATGAAccaattataagtaaatatttgacatttatgaggctaattaatatttgtgtaaataattattcaattatattgtataactatatacgtgaaaaacctttaaaaagtaaaaatgttaaaaattatcatttggatatattatttatttgcgtgttttaataaaaattaaaaacaccatTCAAATcggtaatgttttatttatttattttaattacgaggTCCAATTTAACATGGTGCAATAATTAATGGTGAcagtatttgtaaaatatatacaacattatgaaagtttaacaaaatatacataaatgtaagTACCaaggtacatataaataattaggaGAATATCGTGTTCGGAAGGGTTGCGTTGCGTTGGTGCATTTCGATCATATGCGATCATTTCGATCATTAGCGAGTATAAAATGGAACAGAATTACGCGTTGGACGAGGAGGTACCTTAAAGGTTATTTTAGAGAGTAAATCGGGAATCTATAATATGTCTAGTTACAAGTTTTGGTAGAAAATTCAAGTTAGCAGTATGTCTTCGATCAGCCAACGATTCCATACAAGGTTGCTTAAGAACTTACTAAAGATTACTAATGTGGTGGACAATCAATTTTTAAAGTTCGACTagtaaagtataaaaatgtccGTTGTACTTGCTCAAGCAGGGTCGAGTTACTTGCGATATGAGGATCCCAAATGACTGAACCATACTCAAGATTTGCCCGATGAATGCACACTGCGCAGTATAGTGCCTTTATAAAGGAGCAGGCGAGCAGCTAACTCAAGTTCAGCTAAAACGCCTTTGATAAATCCTAAGGTTCTAAGTACCTACCTGGAAACAGGTACCTACTTTGGATATGGATATTTGGACTAAATGTaggttttaatttaatgtaaaaactgagaaaactgtaaaaaaacttggtttaatttatacttaacccACCACCACCATTTCATAATCCTGGCTATGCTACTGTccacgtttatattattttaatatggaaatcaATTTACACAGAAAACTAAATTgtctaaatgtttaaatataacatttatattataatacctacttaattttgatttttaaatggaCAGAAGAAATGTTTTTTGAGATCAAGGATAAATTTAAGAGCTTATAGTGAtcgttttgtttttagaatttttttagtggctgcgtctatattatatttgaactaaaaactatagatattaataattaatatcttgaCAACAGTTTTCTAGTGCTTAGTTCTTACACAATTATATttcctcaaaattaaaataaaaatatagccaTGTTATTTCACCAGCCATTGGACTCTTATTCAATCAGACAGTGTCAATGCCCACCTTCCCCCCACTCAAATTATGCCACTGATTGTATGTAACATGTAAATACAGTTTTCAattgataggtacctaagtaattAGCTTTATAATAAGGAAATGATTCCTACTTTGTTAAATGTGCTaagattgtaataataatgacaacacCGTTGGCGGGTCGTTTGCTAGAAATTTTGGGCCTATAGACCTCTAAATAgcctctaaaaaaaaaaacctaataagcCTCTAGaatatcagtataaaatataagtaaatctCATTAGgaaccaaaaatataaatatattgtaacagAATTTGTTTCTGAGAAAATAATTgggtattgtaaaatattaaaattaaaataataggctGCATACGTAACCCAATTACTTAGCTTTTAACTAAATTACAAGATCCAATTAACTTTAAACGTGGTAACCTTTacttttacttataattaattctCCTGAACAAtgactacctataatattttgttgttatggTTTTACTCGTATTGATTTTTGAACCTTTatgttagatattatattaaattgaagtGGCCAATTCTTCCTtatctttttaattaaaatccatttaaaattacaataaattgggATGAAGTTCCATGACTGATAAAtgaactaataatttttattttatcaaatggCCAGGTCCGGCGGTTATTGATGAACCCAAACCCGTACGCAAAATTAATCGTAGAGTTGCTGCCTTCGAATCATGGCAATTTTACCCCTCATTTATTACACCAATACACCAGAGTGCTGCCCTAACTattcttataacttataagttatacttcttatacttataagttataaccaactACTTTTTAATACGTTGTGTCTTCCCAATAGGGATCAggtcttttaaaatataatcctaAATGATACTGTAATACGATagctataattgtattatttttatttgcaattgttttattattataattgatgcaTCCTTTTTGTATTGGGTAtaacccatttaaaaaataataaaatggatattCAATAAGTTTGTTGAGtaagaaagaaaaattatagtgataataatttaaaaaacaattggcaacgatataattaatagttcaaATTATACAATGGAATTTCATAATTATCCACACTTatttgtaaataacaaaaataactttCAGTAAATTCTtcaagtatattttaatgaaaaaaaaaaattgtttttgtaagaAAACTCAGACCCGGCTCGGGGGGTAGGCGACATATGTCCACCCCTAGGATGGCACTTTAGTAAAAGggcacatttttaaaacattgataatattattattttagaagcggcaaaatttgattttgcctgGTGCCCTATTTTTGCTTGAGCCAGACCTGAGAAAacttagaatattaaaaaattattatttgtataataaaaaataaaaataaaaaatgcatcaGTAAATACGTAAgtgttaaacaaatatttgaaaaaaaaattgttttaacataaaatttacaaaatataattaaaaaatatcaaaattagaTTTACTTATTAATAGAGCATAAGccatggaaaaataaaatatccccatatatttgcaaataaattatgtttttaccagttactaaataaataaatattctaaatatatcAGTTATTCCAAAGCTCCAGTTAGCAGCACACCGTCTTCAGGTTTAGGTTGTCTCTTAAATTCTGGTTTTGTTACCATGAACACTATTAATCCACCGTAAAAAACACATAGTAAGCCCAAAAAATTGCCAAACAATCCTTCTTTTGgataagttttatatttgtcTTCCCTATTTAACaaaagattaataattaataatatatcatttacatatttatcatttgaatacatacaaaacaaaaaataatttttcactgAATCCAAGGACTGAAGTAGCAATTgccaatataaaattgaaaactccaAAGAAAATGTGATAAGGCATTACAGCTTCCTTATATTGGGCAGCTATTCCAGGAAACAAGAAGGACACAAATCcacttacaaactaaaatattaatataaaataaacagataataaataaacatatttaaacatttgaatattaagcaaatttataataatatataaaatgattaaaatttaactaaccTGAGAGAGGAACATTGAAATGGTAACAACACCCAACCAACTGTGTAAACTATACAAATCTGGAATAGGAGGATTACTATACATATGAGAAGCAAAAGAAGCCCAACCAGCGAGTAATACAAGAACAATTATACAACCATGAATAATTGCATGATGATTTTTCAAATCTCGTTTTTTTAAACTGCGGAATGTTCTATAATGAagaatagctaaaaaaaaaaatgtgtaaataaataatttattttaaattattcacataTATACAGACAACTGACAAAAAgatctgtttaatttttattttagaatttataggtactaaaccaaaaaataaaggaataattaatatttatcgatGTTATGACTTTTGTTAATAGATTCATATGATAGACCAAGGGTGGCTAAACAGTCGATCACGGACAATTTCAAACTCGATCATGTTAGAATTTTGAATGACAACCACAATATACATCATACATTGTTCATTTTTAAcggtaaaattgttttcaaagatttctgattaattaaaattgaattgttaataattagttGATTTTATATGTGTTTAAAGTTTGGatgaacaaattaatttgtgaAATTTGGTAAAAGAACCattctatattattagtataaaaaaaaaaaaatgaaaaattttaatttaatttttattacaataaatatttcaagaacaatgtttaataaattatattatttattttgcatcATATTATATGGATGTATTTGGGAaaagacaataaataataataataccttattGGCTTATTCTTAACAAATGATaacaagtaattatttataataatatgtttatgtataattaattatatttactaactataattttatattatttataagtggGCATAATACCCAATATCCATATGTGTTGTCTCTATTTCATAACCACACAAAAGCAAACTTGCATTGAGTAAAATAATGTTGCGTTATTAGCTAATAAGGCGGTTAAGAGGCAAATGTATGCAATTTCTTATTTGTTTGCTTTATTATTGTTGCACAGCAATACAGTGGCGCTACCAGATTTTTTTTCAAGGTAAGACTTAAGaacattttaacaaaagaaaaaatctatttaatgtAGCCCATTATAGGTATGGCTTAAGGGGGAGGAGGACCCCCTGGTTTTGGCGCTGCAACAGTCAATAAGCtggcaaaaaataaatatacttctagtaatcctattttaattttgaaaaataaatttaattcaatagcattttcttttttttgtagcaaatagaattttaacattttggatagtttagttagtatagttccaaaattaatttaatttctcacAATAAACATGCACTTTAAAGTgtcaacaaaacaaaaaaattaaaaagtttttcctACAAAACAGAGCTAaagaacacaaattattttttaaatcgtagtattagaaatatgtttattttttgtctgaTAATTTGTTTGAACACATGAGAAATCCAACTCTAAAACACccttaatattattagagtGGATTAACTTATTGAAAAACTAAAAGGTAAGAGCATTATCTGCATTTGGAcactattttagtttttagacgAACGTCAATATAGGGTGTACAAAAGGATAAAAGGTAAAACCTATACTTACTCATAGCTaatctaaaaattgaaatattgtaaaaaaaaaccaatgcacagataaagttcttacCTTTAAGTTCTATAAatgtcgattcactctaatattaaagccataaaataaattgatgctTCTGAACACTAATTTTCTATGTTATATGTTTGTAAGAGATACacatgtatttttatgtatttgtacAGACATTTGGGTAGGTGTAATGTCTTCTTAAGAGGATGTTTGACCTACATGTGTTGTCACTATCTTGCACATTACGtggcaaatattaaattaagaagAATTGGTTTTACTctgttatttgtaatattagagtgaattaaccaattatcaaacttataggtaaaaatattatctagggtACCgggatacatttttgtttatattttaattttgtagcaggttctgaaaattttaaaaggtacaaaaaaaataaccaatttgAAAATTCTCActatttgctttaaaattaatatataaacaaaaatgtatcaagATACcccagataatatttttatttcttacttttaagtttgataatatattcattctatggattcttataatattaaaaacaacagaGTAAAATGAATTCTTAACATAAAATTGTCGTTATGCATTAGTAAGACATAGACAACACATGTGAGtgaaacatcattatattaagAATAAAGTTCATTGTAGAAAACTATTACAGCATTTAGTTTGTTTTTACTAACTAAAACTAACTAACATTTTACAGAAATAACAGATATTGTTTAactaatattttcaattgtatcactgttataatttttattttgtaatttataatttttgacacGGCCCTTAGAACCAAGTAACCCTGCTTGACAgtagtacctactatagttttttgaaaaattaaatacactaAGTGACGTTCTTACAATGGTCAGTTAAGTGTTCGGTAACTTATACCAGCAGTTAGTCTAATATTTAACTGACTGTCAGATTACCGATAGAATTCTGTTGGTAATAAAATCTTACTGTTAACATTCACTTAATGGAGACTGATCACTTCACTGGGGTTGGTAAGAACTGACTgccgattatatattataccagccGCGAGTTATCGTTAACATACACTTAACCGGGAAAataagtttttcttattttaagttaattaaaacttacaatttgcaaataaataaataaaaccaattgtCATAAACAGTGGGTGCCAGTTGAATATGATTTTGGCTTCAGTAAATCCAAATCCTCCTCGGAAATTGATAATccaataaaatacagaaaatataaGTAGTAATCCAActatctaaaacaaaaatataataatagtaaaaacaaaaggtttaattattaataaatgtttttttttttaaagtaactaCCTGACTTATTGTATACAACGACGAGTATGCACCAATATGGCTGACATTTTGTGACTGAGTGTTACGATTTTGTTccgtcatattatttaatgttatcgCTTCCTCAATTCTATTGTTCTCCAACTCTGGTGTAACTGAAATAATAGTAacaccttttttatttatataaatgtaaaacatttatcaatatgacaatattcgATGTGTACATTTTCATGTCTTAAAAATATACAGATAGTAATCagcacaaaataatttaaaaagtaaagaccgattcatttttaaaacgacATACCTAGATAGTTCTTAAAAAACCGAGAAAAACGGACGCCCGACAGAAATATTTAGAGCAAATGCCAATGGAATTTAGCAACAGGCAACATAAGTCCGTTGCCAAGGAGACATTGCCAAATGCCAATAAAGATCGAACGCCGAGCGGCGCTATGgacaaaaattatgttatgataagaatataagatattatccGTGTATACAGGACGATCCATTCGACGGCAATCGGCAAACATTTCTTGACGTTTTAATCAAATTTGTGTTGATTTCGtaactattttgtatttttgtgtataaaattacataCAGTTTCACAAGTCTAACAATGTTTGATCCCGCCCCGTAGGTACCTAGCTATGTATATAGCTACGTCCTAATACGAAGTTGAAATGTtaacttttgatttttgaaagCCGAAAGCCGAGAGAGGGGTAcctaataaacaataatcataatataaagatTACTGTACACTATAGATTAAAGAAGAAACTGTATCATTGTTAAAGAGTAATAAAGATTAAAGACAATAAAGTGATAATTATGTGTACAAACAACAAATAGAAATTCGAGTCTTCGAGGTacaattcaatgtttttgatttaaaatacatattccatagtattatattttgttaattgtttacaTGTTTAGAGCACGTTTATTGTACGCCCGTGGTTTAGAATATTCGCCgattaacgtttaaaataatcacTCTGTAGATACCATTAATATCTTAACAATatcttgtaatatattttatattagtaccactgctataataataatagatataaaaatatagataaatcataataacggGATCCAGCCATAAGGAACTCGGggaataaactatatataaccattattcaacaaatttatatttatttactaatattattatcattatcattatgtgACAATTGTCAAGTACGCTAATATACTTACTTTTTAATCGTTTcctagtcatttttttttttacggtttttatacttgaatactgatataattttgttttggtttttttagaaaaatcttTATTAACCTAAAAACGTACGGTGCCGATAAGTTTTTGCGATAAAATATACCGGAATGCCAAAGCGAACTTGTTTGAACTACGAGTAGTGCttaatttgtttacatttcCTAATACATTTACGTACCTACACGTAATTAATGGTTTATCAGTTTCAATGAAATCTATACATTATAACTATGCATTTCAAACGGTGATAGTATTATAtggttattataggtacgtgtttacgtaggtacttatttcatattatacgcCTGTGGACTGTGATTGTAGGACGTTTTGTGTACCTATAACACGGCACACGTATCAAAGTAACAGAGTAGGCACTACAGTTACTCTTAAGTCGTagttcgttttaatttttaagctttgAACGACAATCGAAAAACGTACCGAATcatttcaacaacaatttattattatttatccgataaataaataagatacgAGAGGTTTAACTTTCGAAACGCGACTGGCGAGTGATGACTGACGGCGGACGCGACGcgtaaacaaaattacattagATAGAGAATACTGAATATTACAGTGAATAGCGGCCACTTGACGTCTTGACCAATCCAAATTGTAAGCGATAACTATAgtcatatacaaaataaatattataatatactgccgGAAacgatattacataatattgttcgaTAATGATTTGACTTTGCTacacaaatatttaactattataacacTCGGCGGGGACATAGTTtggtacctaatacaatatagtTAGATTATGTtgtttgcaaattattattaatatttattgtacaaatataatattcatacctgTCGTACCCATGTTGAATAATAGTACTTAAATGCCTTGAAAtagataaattcaatattataataaccgcgAATTGATCAACTGTTGCATTCTGTTCTTTTCTATACCGTCAATCGTGATTTGTGTGTTGTGTCCAAACACGATTTcatacagataaaaaaaaatataattattattactaaccacaactattatttgctaacttcaaataCTAAATCGgagatacctattatagtaagtCTATAATACTGATTAGTGAAATCTGAGGCTCTGAGCAGTGACTATAGTGAGTGATAAATAATGTTTCTATTGAACATCGATCAGTTAGGTTAGACCAGGGGTGGCCAACCCATgtacaccataatatataggGACAAGTTTTGAGCATTTTGAGAAACGTCTGTAACAACAGCTAACGAGTGTAATTATGTAGTGGTAGGTAAAGGTAAAGAATGttgataattttgtaattaaatttcatTCAAACAGGTTGTCTTGAGTaccgatttattataataatataatattcaacagtAGGGACCGTTGTATGaattgtatagttaaaaaacTAAAACGCGTTTTCTATTTGGACTTTTCACTCCAACCGGCACGCAGGCGGCCAGACCATAGAAGAGATTAAGTCGTGGATACAAAGAAGGGAGGGGCACGGGACTAT
Above is a window of Metopolophium dirhodum isolate CAU chromosome 3, ASM1992520v1, whole genome shotgun sequence DNA encoding:
- the LOC132940208 gene encoding transmembrane ascorbate-dependent reductase CYB561 isoform X1, encoding MTRKRLKITPELENNRIEEAITLNNMTEQNRNTQSQNVSHIGAYSSLYTISQIVGLLLIFSVFYWIINFRGGFGFTEAKIIFNWHPLFMTIGFIYLFANSILHYRTFRSLKKRDLKNHHAIIHGCIIVLVLLAGWASFASHMYSNPPIPDLYSLHSWLGVVTISMFLSQFVSGFVSFLFPGIAAQYKEAVMPYHIFFGVFNFILAIATSVLGFSEKLFFVLEDKYKTYPKEGLFGNFLGLLCVFYGGLIVFMVTKPEFKRQPKPEDGVLLTGALE
- the LOC132940208 gene encoding transmembrane ascorbate-dependent reductase CYB561 isoform X3 yields the protein MTEQNRNTQSQNVSHIGAYSSLYTISQIVGLLLIFSVFYWIINFRGGFGFTEAKIIFNWHPLFMTIGFIYLFANSILHYRTFRSLKKRDLKNHHAIIHGCIIVLVLLAGWASFASHMYSNPPIPDLYSLHSWLGVVTISMFLSQFVSGFVSFLFPGIAAQYKEAVMPYHIFFGVFNFILAIATSVLGFSEKLFFVLEDKYKTYPKEGLFGNFLGLLCVFYGGLIVFMVTKPEFKRQPKPEDGVLLTGALE
- the LOC132940208 gene encoding transmembrane ascorbate-dependent reductase CYB561 isoform X2, whose product is MGTTVTPELENNRIEEAITLNNMTEQNRNTQSQNVSHIGAYSSLYTISQIVGLLLIFSVFYWIINFRGGFGFTEAKIIFNWHPLFMTIGFIYLFANSILHYRTFRSLKKRDLKNHHAIIHGCIIVLVLLAGWASFASHMYSNPPIPDLYSLHSWLGVVTISMFLSQFVSGFVSFLFPGIAAQYKEAVMPYHIFFGVFNFILAIATSVLGFSEKLFFVLEDKYKTYPKEGLFGNFLGLLCVFYGGLIVFMVTKPEFKRQPKPEDGVLLTGALE